The sequence ATTACTTAGAAAATAATAGATTTTTACATGCATTGGATCCAGTACACTCCGTTATATTATCGAATAAAACACAGAAATTCAATGGAACTTAACTATCAAACGAGTAAAAAGGTTGTCTCAAGTAAAAATAAACAAGCAAATATGCCGTACAACTAAATAGAGTAGTCCGAATTTCATACAAGAAGCTTTGGAAGGTTAAACAAAGTAGATTTAACAGTATGATGCACAAGTTTACCACATTTAGATTATGACTGACACTCCCATCACTATAATACACATCATCGTTTCCATATATATGAATAAATGTGGAAGTTAATTCTTTAGTAAGATAGGCTGCTTTGGAAGGTTAAACAACGTAGATCTAATAGTATCATGTACAAGTTTACCAGAGTTAGATTATGACTGACACTCCTATCACTATAATATACATCATCGTTTCCAAATATCTCTATCTAAATTAAGGCTGAGGCTACTAGATTGACCAAATTGGTACGGTTGGTATGgctttttttcatttctttccCTTCTATTTtgccatttattttttttaaccccAAACATGAATAAATGTGGAAGTTAATTCTATTAGTAACATATGCTGATTTAATTTTtaccattttaaattttttaaataaataatttaaaatggtTTCATAGACCTTTATGGCTATTAATGCGACAATGAACCAACAAATGGTTCTGGAAAGAGTCCAAAGATATACTGCAAGAATCTATTAGGGCCATGTCTACAGAAAGagttagttaaaaaaaattttgattcgGAATTTCAGATGCGGAATTTTATAGGAGTTGAATTGCTATTTACTTAACTGGAAAAACAACATTAAAGTGTGGAGCAAGACAATATCCAGCTGCAACTTGATAAGAAGATAGCACCACCAGCACTCAGGCTTATCTCATGAGGGTCCAAAATCTTTTAAGAAATGTAATAATTATAAACTTTTTTTGACtaaaacatttctttatctCGATTAGATAAAATCCTGTAAGCTCAAGGCTCAGACATTTAACAACTTGGCAAGCAATAAATCAAGTAGTTTGGCCTCAATGAACTAAATAAGGGATAAGCAATAAGATTTCCACAACAATTTTGTCAAATAGCTAGCCCTTAAATCCAGAACCCTACAGAAATATTACATGGTTATCACAAACTCTTCACGCACAACCTACCCTCTAAATGAGTAGCAAGGCCCTGATCAATTTGACTCACTCATATGCTCCATCATTAGGTCAAATCGATATCATCATTCGATACGATAAACAAACTTCAGTCATTCAATATCTCACTGTTAATTGGGCTTCAATTGGTAGAAATCAATTTGACCTTGTATAGAGTCTATGGGCTTTGATGCATACCTGTTAGCTGATTGATGGGGCTTGGACAGTGTAATCCCATGTTTACAGTTTGGTTTATGAACGAATACAGGTATTCTTCATTTTTTGCTTGTTTTTCATTTCTGTatctatgtgtgtgtgtgtgtgtgtgtgtggtggaGGGGGGTGGTTAGAGTGTGTGGTGGAGGGGGGTGGTTAGAGAGGGTAAGATAGACAAATAGAGCAAGTGAGAAACTAAGTCATAACGCTATCAGCCTACAACTTATCAGCATCATGTTAGCGTTTGTAGCACTTGAGAGATGCAATCGACCCAAATAAAAAAGAGTGATGCTGAATTAGCTTCCACTTGAAGTACAAAAACAAACAAAGATGTCCTGATTTTTTCTGCAGAAATAGAATTCCAACCACACAAACAAATAGTCACATGAATATGTTGCTTACATACCTGATGTTTTCCATTAATTTGAACCACCTTTAAAGGATGCCATTCAGGATCTCGAAGGTACTCCTCCCAGAGAGAGCACAATTCTGTGGCCCTCTCATCGGCTTCAGCTTCACTGTATTTTCTCTTCATGGCTTCTAGAAATGGTTTGCTGTCAAGCTCCCCCATTCTCTTAACACCAATATGAGCGTTTGATGATAAATCTTTCAAGCCCTAGAAAGCAACTTTATCAAGCCATTCTCCAAATTTTATCCAAACAACGTGCTTGTATCGAGAAATATCATGTTCAGTTAGCATGCTTCTATCATAATGATTCAAGACACAAAAATCTACCCACTGGCCAGGTTGGCTCCATGGAGGAAAAAACACTTCTTCAAGTTAAAGGGTTGCCATTTTAATTATGAAATGCATGTGAAACCAAAATCAAGAGGGTAATCATGATAGAAGTACCTAACACTTTAACCTAAAATGTGGCTATATCATCAGCTCCTTCAGAAAAACACAAATTCTAACTTACAGCTTGTGCAACAAATGCATTATCCTATGTTGCTTGGAGTTGCCCGTGAGCGctaaataaaacatataatctAAAACATGTACATTGAATTTCCCATGAGCAACCTTCCTCGAGGTTCACACAGCAGGAAAGTCAATGTAAAAAAGTTGAACTGCGCTCGTGTTAGCTGTTAAATCAGTAGCTTGGCCATTCAGTCATACCCAGGCCAGATCTCATGGCAAGGAATGGTACTGAGTTTTCCAAATAAAACGAAGAAAACAAATTTGAAACTTACGTTGACTAGTTCTTTCCGCGCTTCTTGTAGTTCATCATTGCTCTTGCGCTCCTGCACAATTAAAGTTTGGTTCAATGCTTCAAAATCCTCGAGCTCTCCTTCCTTTTCCCTCAAGGACTTAAGCAGCAAATCCACTTCTTCTAGCACTTCCAGATCACCTTCCACCGCCATGTGTTTTATGACATTTAATTTACCTCTTAATTGCTCGATTTCAAGCTCCACAGCTTGTTTTGCATCCAGTTGTTTCTCCAGCAAAATTATTCTATTATGGAGGTTCTCCTTTTGTTTCTGAAATCGATAAACCCAGAATATAGACTCATGTTTAACTTTGCATCCTGGAACAATTCCAGTCACCATAAGGATAAAAGAAAAGTTAAATACCTTCTGTTCTTCAGCCAAAATCATTACTTCTTCATCAAGTTTTCTTTGCTTTTCAGCAGCAGCCTGAAGGGAGCAATTTTGCACTGCATTCTGGAAGAAAGAACGATGACATAATAACTTGGTTAGATTATAAAGATGCGGAACAATATCACAAAGAACAATATGTTGAAATTTTCAATTCTCTCAATACAACAAGCCTAAAAAAATTGTGGCGCCATAGAACTTTGGTGTGCAAACAGCAGGTTTGAATATTGGGAACTTTGTGAGAAAATAGGCACATAAAAGTATGCATTATTCAGATCTCAGGCAGTCCTGTCACTTtaaatggagatttagaagGCTTTGTATGAAAAATGGGCCTCTAAACCAAGTGCCACAAAAGAAGATATCCTTTTGCAGGTCCACTTGCTAAAATTGTTCTTGAAGCAATTCTAAGATCTTTCCTCTATTTAGAGGTGCTACATGATGAATAGCACTGATTCCTTTAGCATAGTGGTAAACCCCAGTCATCTATAACGGtccccttaaaaatataaacaatgatAAAGCTACAATCTGCGTGGATTACAACTACCCCTTCAAGGATGACAAAAGTGGTTTCTCAAGAGTCTCATGTTATCCCGAGCGTCACAGAAGCTGCTTAGACAGCTAGATACAGGTTTACGAGATTTTATTTGAGGAAAATTGTTGCTTTGTTGACAATATAACATCAAAATGTGTAGTACAGTAAGTAAATATCAAAAAGTGAGAAATTAAATGCAGAAAGGATAAGACTAGTGTCATTCGACATCAACAGCACTCAGCCATCAGGGCACGTTTACAGCTAATTTTACAAGCATCATGATGTCCACCTTTGTTTCTGTCAAGTAAAACAAACATAGGAAATTCGAATAGAAATCACAaacaataatgataataataaaagagaAAGGAACCTTTTCAAGGTCTTCCGCAAGTTTTTTCCGCTCATGTTCATTATGAGTCTCACGTTTCTCCAGTTCTTGTCCCCGAAATTCAAGCTCTCTCTTTTGGTTGACCAAAAGCATCTTTAGCTTTTCATGGTCATTGAATATCTTTTTGAAATGATCTCTTGCACTTGATTCAATCTTTTTTATCTCTGATTTTGCAAAAATGGATGTGAGGATCAAATTTAAATCCattacattttctttttttcaaagTCCAAATTAGACACAACATACCTTCATTGTAAGATTGATGAAGTTTATCCTTTTCCATGATTAATAGGCTAAGAGAGCTTTCAGTCTCATTGAACTTACTCTCCATCTCAATCAAGTGCATGTTCTTTGCCTCAATAACATTTGTTAAATTACCTACAAGCTTGTTAGTTTTTCGAGCTTCTTCTTCCATGATATCCGAAACAGTTCTGAGGTCTCCAATCTTGCGAAGATTTTCTCCAACAATGTTATTAGCATTATAATCATCTGCCCTAGCAATCCATCCATAAAGATCAGCTTTCGTTTCACTTTTTGCTAACCAATTTCTTTTGCCATGTTGATTAGCATCGTAAAATTTCTCAAATGACATGGCATTGTTAAACCCTGGCCAATCTTTAACAAATTCAACAAGAGCGGTTCCTGAATGTCCTAAATAATTCCACAAAGGTCGCACTCTAGTCGGATTAAATCCTTCGCTTACCAACTTATCCCTCAACTTAGACCCGCTTCCTCCAACATAACGACCATCCTTTAATTCAGTAGGAATGTTGGCAACTATACCAATCCATGGGCAGACAAACATCTCGTCACGGTCATAATCTACAAGGGCATCAGCCTCAACAGCAGGCTCTGAAGGACCAGAATGCGCACCCATGTCATTTTCCAAGTATTTTGCCAGTGC comes from Primulina huaijiensis isolate GDHJ02 chromosome 17, ASM1229523v2, whole genome shotgun sequence and encodes:
- the LOC140962764 gene encoding protein INVOLVED IN DE NOVO 2-like, which translates into the protein MRSSMEHVSGEESDGNDSEVEEYVEETYEELKNGKHQVKISDYEYTCPYCSNKKKRDYLYKELLQHASGIGKCNSAKRTARDKANHAALAKYLENDMGAHSGPSEPAVEADALVDYDRDEMFVCPWIGIVANIPTELKDGRYVGGSGSKLRDKLVSEGFNPTRVRPLWNYLGHSGTALVEFVKDWPGFNNAMSFEKFYDANQHGKRNWLAKSETKADLYGWIARADDYNANNIVGENLRKIGDLRTVSDIMEEEARKTNKLVGNLTNVIEAKNMHLIEMESKFNETESSLSLLIMEKDKLHQSYNEEIKKIESSARDHFKKIFNDHEKLKMLLVNQKRELEFRGQELEKRETHNEHERKKLAEDLEKNAVQNCSLQAAAEKQRKLDEEVMILAEEQKKQKENLHNRIILLEKQLDAKQAVELEIEQLRGKLNVIKHMAVEGDLEVLEEVDLLLKSLREKEGELEDFEALNQTLIVQERKSNDELQEARKELVNGLKDLSSNAHIGVKRMGELDSKPFLEAMKRKYSEAEADERATELCSLWEEYLRDPEWHPLKVVQINGKHQTVINEEDEKLVDLKENCGVKAYDAVISALFEINEYNPSGRYIISELWNYEEGRKATLKEGVTSLLKRWGYQKRQRGMD